A portion of the Candida dubliniensis CD36 chromosome R, complete sequence genome contains these proteins:
- a CDS encoding cobalamin-independent methionine synthase, putative yields the protein MVQSSVLGFPRIGGQRELKKITEAYWSGKATVEELLAKGKELRENNWKLQQKAGVDIIPSNDFSYYDQVLDLSLLFNAIPERYTKFDLAPIDVLFAMGRGLQKKATETQAAVDVTALEMVKWFDSNYHYVRPTFSHSTEFKLNTDAGIKPVDEFNEAKALGIQTRPVILGPISYLYLGKADKDSLDLEPISLLPKILPVYKELLQKLKEAGAEQVQIDEPVLVLDLPEIVQSKFKEAYDALVGSNDDIPELILTTYFGDVRPNLKAIENLPVSGFHFDFVRVPDQLDQVASILKNDQTLSVGVVDGRNIWKTDFAKASSVVQKAIEKVGKDKVVVATSSSLLHTPVDLESETKLDGVIKDWFSFATQKLDEVVVIAKNVSGEDVSKELQANATSIKARSESSITNDPKVQERLTTINEALATRKAAFPERLTEQKAKYNLPLFPTTTIGSFPQTKDIRINRNKFAKGQITAEEYETFINKEIETVVRFQEEIGLDVLVHGEPERNDMVQYFGEQLNGFAFTTNGWVQSYGSRYVRPPIIVGDVSRPKAMTVKESVYAQSITSKPMKGMLTGPVTILRWSFPRDDVSGKIQALQLGLALRDEVNDLESAGITVIQVDEPAIREGLPLRAGKERSDYLNWAAQSFRVATSGVENSTQIHSHFCYSDLDPNHIKALDADVVSIEFSKKDDPNYIQEFSEYPNHIGLGLFDIHSPRIPSKQEFVSRIEEILKVYPASKFWVNPDCGLKTRGWPEVKESLTNMVDAAKEFRAKY from the coding sequence ATGGTTCAATCTTCTGTATTAGGTTTCCCACGTATTGGTGGTCAAagagaattaaaaaaaatcactGAAGCTTATTGGTCTGGTAAAGCTACCGTTGAAGAATTGTTAGCTAAAGGTAAAGAATTGAGAGAAAATAATTGGaaattacaacaaaaagCTGGTGTTGATATTATTCCATCTAATGATTTCTCCTATTATGATCAAGTTTTAGatctttctttattatttaatgcTATTCCAGAAAGATACaccaaatttgatttggcTCCAATTGATGTTTTATTTGCCATGGGTAGAggtttacaaaaaaaagctaCTGAAACTCAAGCTGCTGTTGATGTTACTGCTTTAGAAATGGTTAAATGGTTTGATTCTAATTATCATTATGTTAGACCAACATTTTCTCATTCTActgaatttaaattaaacaCTGATGCTGGTATTAAACCCGTTGATGAATTCAATGAAGCTAAAGCTTTAGGTATTCAAACTAGACCAGTTATTTTGGGTCCAATTtcttatttatatttaggTAAAGCTGATAAAGATTCCCTTGATTTGGaaccaatttctttattaccAAAAATCTTGCCAGTTTATAAAgaattgttgcaaaaattgaaagaagcTGGTGCTGAACAAGTTCAAATTGATGAACCAGTATTGGTTTTGGATTTACCAGAAATTGTTCAATCTAAATTTAAAGAAGCTTATGACGCTTTGGTTGGTtctaatgatgatattcCAGAATTAATCTTGACTACTTATTTTGGTGATGTTAGACCAAACTTGAAAGCCATTGAAAACTTGCCAGTTTCTGGATTccattttgattttgtcaGAGTTCCAGATCAATTGGATCAAGTTGCTtctattttgaaaaatgatcAAACTTTATCTGTTGGTGTTGTCGATGGTAGAAACATTTGGAAAACTGATTTTGCCAAGGCTTCCTCAGTGGTTCAAAAAGCTATTGAAAAAGTTGGTAAAGAcaaagttgttgttgctacttcatcttcattgtTACACACTCCAGTTGATTTGGAATCGGAAACTAAATTAGATGGTGTTATTAAAGACTGGTTTTCTTTTGCTACCCAAAAATTGGatgaagttgttgttattgccAAAAATGTTTCTGGTGAAGATGTTTCTAAAGAATTACAAGCTAATGCTACTTCCATTAAAGCTAGATCTGAATCTTCTATCACCAATGATCCAAAAGTTCAAGAAAGATTAACTACCATCAATGAAGCTTTGGCAACTAGAAAAGCTGCTTTCCCAGAAAGATTAACTGAACAAAAGGCTAAATATAATTTGCCATTGTTcccaaccaccaccattggTTCTTTCCCACAAACTAAAGATATTAGAATCaatagaaataaatttgCTAAAGGTCAAATTACTGCTGAAGAATACGAAACTTTTATTaacaaagaaattgaaactgtTGTTAGAtttcaagaagaaattggttTGGATGTTTTAGTCCATGGTGAACCAGAAAGAAATGATATGgttcaatattttggtgAACAATTGAATGGATTTGCTTTCACCACTAATGGTTGGGTTCAATCTTATGGTTCTAGATATGTTAGACCACCAAttattgttggtgatgTTTCTAGACCAAAAGCTATGACAGTTAAAGAATCTGTTTATGCTCAATCTATTACTTCTAAACCAATGAAAGGTATGTTGACTGGTCCAGTTACCATTTTGAGATGGTCATTCCCAAGAGATGATGTTTCTGGTAAGATTCAAGCTTTACAATTAGGTTTAGCTTTAAGAGATGAAGTCAATGATTTGGAAAGTGCAGGTATTACTGTTATTCAAGTTGATGAACCAGCTATTAGAGAAGGTTTACCATTAAGAGCTGGTAAAGAAAGATctgattatttgaattggGCTGCTCAATCATTTAGAGTTGCCACTTCTGGTGTTGAAAATTCTACTCAAATTCATTCCCATTTCTGTTATTCAGATTTAGATCCAAATCATATTAAAGCTTTAGATGCTGATGTTGTTTCTATTGAATTTTCTAAAAAAGATGATCCAAATTATATTCAAGAATTCTCTGAATATCCTAATCATATTGGTTTAGGTTTATTTGATATCCATTCACCAAGAATTCCATCTAAACAAGAATTTGTTTCTagaattgaagaaatctTGAAAGTTTATCCAGCTTCTAAATTTTGGGTTAACCCAGATTGTGGTTTGAAAACTAGAGGTTGGCCAGAAGTTAAAGAATCATTGACTAATATGGTTGATGCTGCTAAAGAATTCAGAGCTAAATACTAA
- a CDS encoding orotate phosphoribosyltransferase, putative (Similar to S. cerevisiae URA5), with product MTSYKSSFLQLALDSQALKFGKFTLKSGRESPYFFNLGLFNTGKLLSNLATAYAEAIIASKLKFDILFGPAYKGIPLTAITVVKLAELDPINYGNIGYSFNRKEKKDHGEGGSIVGYNLKNKKILIIDDVITAGTAINEAFEIINNEKGQVVGCIIALDRQETTTTTTGSTKSATQVVSEKYQIPVLSIVNLGEIISILNGKINDEDLKSIEQYRSKYGA from the coding sequence ATGACATCttataaatcatcatttttacAATTGGCTCTTGATTCTCAAGCATTAAAATTTGGTAAATTCACTCTTAAATCTGGACGTGAATCAccatattttttcaatttaggATTATTTAATACTGGTAAACTTTTATCTAATTTAGCTACTGCTTATGCTGAAGCAATAATTGcttcaaaattaaaatttgatattttatttggtCCTGCTTATAAAGGAATTCCTTTAACTGCTATAACTGTTGTTAAATTAGCAGAATTAGATCCAATAAATTATGGTAATATTGGTTATTCATTTaatagaaaagaaaaaaaagatcatGGAGAAGGTGGATCAATTGTTGgatataatttaaaaaataaaaaaattttaattattgatgatgtaATTACTGCTGGAACTGCTATTAATGAAgcatttgaaattattaataatgaaaaaggtCAAGTTGTAGGTTGTATTATTGCTTTAGATAGACAAgaaactactactactactaccgGTTCAACTAAATCTGCTACACAAGTTGTTTCtgaaaaatatcaaattccagttttatcaattgttaaTCTAGGTGAAATTATAAGTATCTTGAATGgtaaaattaatgatgaagatttaaAATCTATTGAACAATATAGAAGTAAATATGGTGCTTAA
- a CDS encoding signal recognition particle subunit sec65 homologue, putative (Similar to S. cerevisiae SEC65) — MSSNKRPILEEVDDDDDIDNMDMDIAEFDPNLTTPIAPKRPQPTIVRSQDLDSNLNIEPPLFPNNIPLNQIQIQNQLSQKPSSNRNGIIDPNSFTPQEKEQFNQFQIIYPCYFDINRSHKQGRRVSIDKAVENPLATTISDACKKLGLPVFLELDKTHPQDFGNPGRVKVLFKAVFDNGKLLNSKLSTKRILFNVICEYLNENPTTLESIEPKNNGIPYPPEFNSSNNNSNDFQPEEIPKVKGFKMNTIVPIHSNLTLKHPMTKHIYDPEPEPPIIGKSNVPKLPKKKVMKIRG; from the coding sequence ATGTCAAGTAATAAACGACCAATATTagaagaagttgatgatgatgatgacatTGACAATATGGATATGGATATTGCTGAATTTGATCCAAATTTGACTACACCAATAGCTCCAAAACGTCCACAACCAACAATTGTACGTTCTCAAGATTTagattcaaatttaaatatagAACCACCTTTGTTTCCCAACAATATTCCtttaaatcaaatccaaatccaaaatcaaCTTTCACAAAAACCATCATCTAATAGAAATGGAATAATTGATCCTAATTCATTTACACctcaagaaaaagaacaatttaatcaatttcaaattatataTCCATGTTATTTTGATATAAATCGTTCTCATAAACAAGGTAGAAGAGTTAGTATTGATAAAGCAGTAGAAAATCCATTAGCAACAACTATTTCTGATGCATGTAAAAAACTTGGTTTACCAGTATTTTTAGAATTAGATAAAACTCATCCACAAGATTTTGGTAATCCTGGTAGAGTAAAAGTATTATTTAAAGCAGTTTTTGATAAtgggaaattattaaattcaaaattatcaacgaaaagaattttatttaatgttATTTGTgaatatttaaatgaaaatccAACAACTttagaatcaattgaacCTAAAAATAATGGGATTCCTTATCCACCAGAATttaatagtagtaataataatagtaatgatTTCCAACCTGAAGAAATACCTAAAGTAAAAGGATTTAAAATGAATACTATAGTACCTATACATTCAAATTTAACATTAAAACATCCAATGACAAAACATATTTATGATCCAGAACCTGAACCTCCTATTATTGGTAAATCAAATGTTCCAAAacttccaaaaaaaaaagtaatgaAAATAAGAGGTTAA
- a CDS encoding cell division control protein 4 homologue, putative (Similar to S. cerevisiae CDC4), translating to MDKKSKLFKYPLSEETAKFEYKLSNPNGKISDIWLHKEYQKLSLSTIDKVSQQPSAVTAPPTHPHRENNRKRNAGDDDIYDQKSLPSCDDTASSDTDCQSQVSSTAHLHSYRTNGLVHPPPKRRLTAPNETSLASAGVGAKDVSFQIESPGSISAVTTNNSNTTSGGVNNSTSFSDQHSRHPRTPNAMNSPSHTPISDIEEDPIQQLPLPSPSASPIQSDTENEHVTTPDSLQGKVNLDTIENIMSNEPSTQFELVDLVEKLSGFLSETNRNHLVFKLLQTTTRSTLSTFNGLIYDSLKRDILSNVPFEVTMKILSYLDYKTLLSLSQVCKKWFEIINNPDIWIKLLKKDKLITDDGVIEYELQNSHQKLLQEWSTLSEINSAQILYKKRKIIINRWMDSNYKPQRISVSGHGNKVVTCLQHDDEKIVTGVDDKCILIYSTQTGQLMRVLEGHEGGVWALKYTGDTLVTGSTDRTVRVWNMKTGQCTHIFRGHTSTIRCLDIIHPTIIGKNQNGEDIIFPEYPLLITGSRDHNIHVWKLPLVNELENISETFDGEFDNPYLIAVLSGHTQSVRSISGYGNIIISGSYDSTVRVWDLLDNGHCKHVLQGHQDRVYSTAMDFQSKTCFSGSMDSNINVWNFETGELKQVLIGHSSLVGLLDLVDDVLVSAAADATLRIWNPKTGELKSKLKGHGAAITCFEHDGLRVVSGSEKMLKLWDVERGTFARDLLNDVTGGIWQVRFDYKRCVAAVQRIINEEEGETFIEILDFSQPLIK from the coding sequence ATGGATAAGAAATcgaaattattcaaatatcCTTTGAGTGAGGAGACGGCCAAATTTGAATACAAATTATCCAACCCAAATGGAAAGATATCTGATATTTGGTTACATAAAGAGTATCAAAAACTATCACTATCAACGATAGATAAAGTATCTCAACAACCTTCTGCGGTGACGGCACCACCAACCCATCCACATCGAGAGAATAATCGGAAACGAAATGCTGGTGACGATGATATCTATGATCAAAAAAGTTTACCTTCATGTGATGACACAGCTTCATCAGATACAGATTGTCAAAGTCAAGTGTCATCAACTGCTCATTTGCACTCATATCGAACAAATGGATTAGTTCACCCACCTCCGAAAAGAAGATTAACTGCACCTAACGAAACGTCTTTAGCAAGTGCAGGAGTGGGTGCTAAAGACgtttcttttcaaatcGAATCTCCTGGTAGTATATCTGCTGTCACCACAAATAACTCAAATACAACTTCTGGTGGTGTCAACAAttcaacttctttttctgaCCAACATTCACGACATCCAAGAACTCCTAATGCTATGAATTCTCCTAGTCATACCCCAATATCtgatattgaagaagatcCTATTCAACAATTACCGTTACCTTCACCTAGTGCATCACCTATTCAACTGGATACCGAAAATGAACATGTAACCACACCAGATTCCTTACAGGGGAAAGTAAATCTTGACACTATAGAAAATATAATGAGTAATGAACCTAGTACTCAATTTGAACTTGTTGATTTAGTTGAGAAATTATCGGGATTTTTGAGTGAAACAAATCGAAATCATCTTGTATTTAAGTTATTACAAACCACTACTCGTTCAACTTTGAGTACTTTTAATGGTTTGATATATGATTCTTTGAAACGAGATATTTTGAGTAATGTACCTTTTGAAGTAACCATGAAAATATTATCTTATCTTGATTATAAgacattattatcattatcacaAGTGTGTAAAAAATggtttgaaattattaataatccTGATATTTGgattaaattattgaaaaaagataaattaattactGATGATGGTGTAATTGAAtatgaattacaaaattctcatcaaaaattattacaagaATGGTCTACATTATCAGAAATTAATTCTGCTCAaattttatataaaaaaagaaaaataattattaatagatGGATGgattcaaattataaacCTCAAAGAATTAGTGTATCAGGACATGGGAATAAAGTTGTTACATGTTTACAacatgatgatgaaaaaattgttacTGGAGTTGATGATAAATGTATACTAATATATAGTACTCAAACTGGACAATTAATGAGAGTTTTAGAAGGTCATGAAGGAGGTGTATGGGCATTAAAATATACTGGGGATACTTTGGTGACTGGTTCAACTGATCGTACCGTACGAGTATGGAATATGAAAACAGGTCAATGTACTCATATTTTTAGAGGTCATACTTCAACAATTAGATGTTTAGATATAATTCATCCTACAATTATAggaaaaaatcaaaatggAGAAGATATTATATTCCCTGAATATCCATTATTGATTACAGGGTCTCGTGATCATAATATTCATGTTTGGAAATTACCATTAGTaaatgaattggaaaatattTCTGAAACATTTGATGgtgaatttgataatccTTATTTGATTGCAGTATTATCTGGTCATACTCAATCGGTACGTTCAATTTCTGGATATGggaatattataatttcaGGATCTTATGATTCTACTGTTAGAGTATGGgatttattagataatGGTCATTGTAAACATGTTTTACAAGGACATCAAGATAGAGTATATTCTACAGCAATGGATTTCCAATCGAAAACATGTTTTTCAGGATCAATGGATTCTAATATTAATGTTTGGAATTTTGAAACTGGTGAATTAAAACAAGTATTAATAGGACATTCTTCATTAGTTGGTTTATTAGATTtagttgatgatgtttTAGTTAGTGCTGCAGCTGATGCAACATTAAGAATTTGGAATCCTAAAACTGGTGAATTAAAAAGTAAATTAAAGGGACATGGAGCTGCTATTACATGTTTTGAACATGATGGATTACGAGTTGTTAGTGGGAGTgaaaaaatgttgaaattATGGGATGTTGAACGAGGAACTTTTGCTCgagatttattaaatgatgtAACTGGTGGTATATGGCAAGTTAgatttgattataaaaGATGTGTGGCAGCAGTtcaaagaattattaatgaagaagaaggtgaaacgtttattgaaattctAGATTTTAGTCAACCACTTATAAAATGA
- the CDC60 gene encoding cytosolic leucyl-tRNA synthetase, putative: MSGPVTFEKTFRRDALIDIEKKYQKVWAEEKVFEVDAPTFEECPIEDVEQVQEEHPKFFATMAYPYMNGVLHAGHAFTLSKVEFATGFQRMNGKRALFPLGFHCTGMPIKAAADKIKREIELFGSDFSKAPVDDEDVEETQQPVKTQSKREDVTKFTSKKSKAAAKQGRSKFQFEIMMQLGIPREEVAKFANTDYWLEFFPPLCQKDVTAFGARVDWRRSMITTDANPYYDAFVRWQINRLRDVGKIKFGERYTIYSEKDGQACLDHDRQSGEGVGPQEYVGIKIRLTDVAPQAQELFKNENLDVKENKIYLVAATLRPETMYGQTCCFVSPKIDYGVFDAGNGNYFITTERAFKNMSFQNLTPKRGYYKPLFTINGKVLIGSKIDAPYAVNKNLRVLPMETVLATKGTGVVTCVPSDSPDDFVTTRDLANKPEYYGIEKDWVQTEIVPIVHTEKYGDKCAEFLVNDLKIQSPKDSVQLANAKELAYKEGFYNGTMLIGKYKGDKVEDAKPKVKQDLIDEGLAFVYNEPESQVISRSGDDCCVSLEDQWYIDYGEEVWLGEALECLKNMETYSKETRHGFEGVLAWMKNWAVTRKFGLGTKLPWDPQYLVESLSDSTVYMAYYTIDRFLHSDYYGKTPGKFNIKPEQMTDEVFDYIFTRRDNVETDIPKEQLKEMRREFEYFYPLDVRVSGKDLIPNHLTFFIYTHVALFPKRFWPRGVRANGHLLLNNAKMSKSTGNFMTLEQIIEKFGADASRIAMADAGDTVEDANFDEANANAAILRLTTLKDWCEEEVKNQDKLRTGDYDSFFDAAFENEMNDLIEKTYQQYTLSNYKQALKSGLFDFQIARDIYRESVNTTGIGMHRDLVLKYIEYQALMLAPIAPHFAEYLYREVLSKDGSVQTSKFPRATKPVSKAILDASEYVRSLTRSIREAEGQALKKKKGKSDVDGSKPISLTVLVSNTFPEWQDNYIEIVRELFEQNKLDDNNAIRQKVGKDMKRGMPYIHQIKTRLATEDADTVFNRKLTFDEIETLKNVVEIVKSAPYSLKVEKLEILSFNNGETKGKNIISGEDNIELNFKGKIMENAVPGEPGIFIKNIE, encoded by the coding sequence ATGAGTGGTCCTGTTACTTTTGAAAAGACATTTCGTAGAGATGCCTTAATTGATATCgaaaagaaatatcaaaaagTATGGgcagaagaaaaagtttttGAAGTTGATGCCCCTACTTTTGAAGAATGTCCTATTGAAGATGTTGAACAAGTTCAAGAAGAACATCCCAAATTTTTTGCCACAATGGCTTATCCCTACATGAATGGTGTTTTGCACGCTGGTCATGCCTTTACATTATCTAAAGTTGAATTTGCAACCGGGTTTCAAAGAATGAATGGTAAAAGAGCATTATTCCCTTTGGGTTTCCACTGTACTGGTATGCCAATTAAAGCAGCTGctgataaaattaaaagagaaattgaattatttggatCTGATTTTTCGAAAGCACctgttgatgatgaagatgtaGAAGAAACCCAACAACCAGTCAAAACCCAATCAAAAAGAGAAGATGTCACTAAATTCACTTCCAAAAAATCCAAGGCTGCAGCCAAACAAGGTAGATctaaatttcaatttgagATCATGATGCAATTGGGAATTCCAAGAGAAGAAGTGGCCAAGTTTGCTAACACCGACTACTGGTTAGAGTTTTTCCCACCATTGTGTCAAAAAGATGTAACTGCTTTTGGAGCAAGAGTTGATTGGAGACGTTCTATGATTACAACCGATGCTAATCCTTATTATGATGCATTTGTTAGATGGCAAATTAATAGATTGAGAGACGTTGGTAAAATCAAGTTTGGTGAGAGATATACCATTTATTCTGAAAAGGATGGTCAAGCTTGTTTGGATCATGATAGACAATCCGGTGAAGGTGTTGGTCCACAAGAATATGTTGGTATAAAAATCAGATTGACAGATGTTGCACCACAAGCCCAAGAGCTTTTCAAAAATGAGAATCTTGATGTAAAGGAGAACAAGATTTATTTGGTTGCAGCAACTTTAAGACCAGAAACCATGTATGGTCAAACATGTTGTTTTGTGAGCccaaaaattgattatggTGTTTTTGATGCTGGTAATGGTAACTATTTCATTACCACTGAGCGTGCCTTTAAGAATATGTCTTTCCAAAATTTGACACCAAAAAGAGGATATTATAAACCACTTTTTACTATCAATGGTAAGGTATTAATTGGATCTAAGATTGATGCTCCATATGCCgtcaacaaaaatttgagAGTTTTGCCTATGGAGACTGTTCTTGCAACCAAAGGTACTGGTGTAGTCACTTGTGTTCCATCAGATTCTCCAGATGATTTTGTTACCACAAGAGACTTGGCCAATAAACCAGAATATTATGGAATTGAAAAGGACTGGGTTCAAACAGAAATTGTTCCTATTGTTCATACCGAAAAATATGGTGATAAATGTGCTGAGTTTTTGGTCAATGATTTGAAGATACAATCACCAAAAGATTCTGTGCAATTGGCCAATGCCAAAGAATTGGCTTACAAAGAAGGTTTTTACAATGGTACCATGCTTATTGGTAAATATAAAGGTGATAAAGTTGAAGATGCTAAGCCTAAAGTTAAGCAGGACTTGATTGATGAAGGACTTGCTTTTGTTTATAATGAACCAGAATCGCAAGTTATTTCTAGATCTGGTGATGATTGTTGTGTATCATTGGAAGATCAATGGTATATTGATTATGGTGAAGAAGTATGGTTGGGTGAAGCTTTGGAATGTCTTAAAAATATGGAAACATACTCCAAGGAAACTAGACATGGTTTTGAAGGTGTTTTGGCCTGGATGAAGAACTGGGCTGTTACGAGAAAATTTGGTTTGGGTACTAAATTGCCTTGGGATCCTCAATATTTGGTGGAATCTTTATCTGATTCTACTGTCTATATGGCATATTATACTATTGATCGTTTCTTGCATTCTGATTACTATGGTAAAACCCCAGgtaaatttaatatcaaGCCGGAACAAATGACTGATGAAGTATTTGATTACATTTTTACTCGTCGTGATAATGTTGAAACTGATATTCCAAAAgaacaattgaaagaaatgaGAAGAGAgtttgaatatttttacCCATTAGATGTTAGAGTGTCAGGAAAAGATTTAATTCCAAATCATTTGACATTCTTCATTTACACTCATGTTGCATTGTTCCCAAAAAGATTTTGGCCAAGAGGGGTTAGAGCCAATGGacatttgttgttgaacaaTGCTAAAATGTCTAAGTCGACTGGTAACTTTATGACTTTGGAacaaatcattgaaaaattcgGAGCTGATGCCTCTAGGATTGCTATGGCTGATGCAGGTGACACTGTTGAAGATGCCAATTTTGATGAAGCCAATGCCAATGCGGCAATCTTGAGATTAACCACATTGAAAGATTGGtgtgaagaagaagttaaaAACCAAGACAAATTAAGAACTGGTGATTATGACTCGTTTTTTGATGCTGCTTTTGAAAACGAAAtgaatgatttgattgaaaagaCTTACCAACAATATACTTTGAGTAACTACAAGCAAGCATTGAAATCTGGATTGTTTGATTTCCAAATTGCTAGAGATATTTACAGAGAAAGTGTAAACACAACAGGAATTGGTATGCACAGGGATCTCGTTttgaaatatattgaaTACCAAGCATTGATGTTGGCACCAATTGCTCCTCATTTTGCCGAATACCTTTACAGAGAAGTTTTAAGTAAAGATGGAAGTGTCCAAACTAGCAAATTTCCAAGAGCAACCAAACCTGTTTCCAAAGCTATTCTTGATGCCCTGGAATATGTCAGAAGTCTTACGAGATCTATACGTGAAGCGGAAGGTCAAgctttgaaaaagaagaaaggaAAATCTGATGTTGATGGATCAAAACCAATTAGCTTGACAGTTTTGGTCTCCAACACTTTCCCAGAATGGCAAGATAActatattgaaattgttagagaattatttgaacaaaataagttggatgataataatgctATAAGACAAAAAGTTGGTAAAGATATGAAACGTGGTATGCCATATATCCaccaaatcaaaactaGATTAGCAACAGAAGATGCTGATACTGTTTTCAACAGAAAATTGActtttgatgaaattgaaacattgaaaaatgttgttgaaattgtcAAGAGTGCCCCATACTCTCTTAAAGTTGAGAAATTAGAGATTCTTAGTTTCAATAACGGTGAAACCAAGGGGAAGAATATCATTAGTGGTGAAGACAATATTGAGCTCAATTTCAAGGGTAAGATAATGGAAAATGCTGTACCTGGAGAACCAggtatttttattaaaaatattgaataa